A genomic region of Pseudomonas sp. KU43P contains the following coding sequences:
- the mexE gene encoding multidrug efflux RND transporter periplasmic adaptor subunit MexE, translating to MDHSLKPLRFPLAALAVVALSACGRTPDAVQAPAAPKVSVAKVIEQPINEWDEFTGRLEAPETVEVRPRVSGQIDLVAFTEGAQVKKGDLLFQIDPRPFQAEVRRLEAQLQQAKATAIRSANEARRGERLRDSNAISAELAESRSSAAAEARAGVDAIQAQLDLARLNLSFTRVTAPISGRVSRAQFTAGNIVTADVTPLTSVVSTDKVYAYFDADERVYLKYTQLARDGQRGQSTPVYLGLTSETGNPHLGQMNFVDNQVNPRTGTIRGRAVFDNRDGQFTPGLYARLKLVGSAQYDAVLINDEAVGTDLGKKFVLVMDKDNKATYRAVELGPKLEGLRIVRSGLDKDDRIVVKGLQRVRPGSPVTPEETPMASEQTLAALAQQRQALEASNSAQKVAGSTEKVASAQAPRG from the coding sequence ATGGACCACTCACTCAAACCCTTGCGCTTTCCCCTCGCTGCCCTGGCAGTGGTGGCGCTCAGCGCCTGCGGCCGAACCCCAGACGCTGTGCAGGCTCCCGCCGCGCCAAAGGTCAGCGTGGCCAAGGTGATCGAACAGCCAATCAATGAATGGGACGAGTTCACCGGCCGCCTGGAAGCCCCGGAAACTGTCGAGGTGCGCCCCCGGGTCTCCGGCCAGATCGACCTGGTAGCTTTCACCGAAGGGGCTCAGGTCAAGAAAGGCGACCTGCTGTTCCAGATCGACCCGCGCCCGTTCCAGGCTGAAGTCCGCCGCCTCGAAGCGCAGTTGCAACAGGCCAAGGCCACCGCCATTCGCAGCGCCAACGAAGCCCGCCGCGGCGAGCGCCTGCGTGACAGCAATGCGATCTCCGCCGAGCTGGCCGAATCGCGCAGCAGCGCGGCCGCCGAAGCCCGCGCAGGGGTCGACGCGATCCAGGCCCAGCTCGACCTGGCTCGCCTGAACCTCAGCTTCACCCGCGTCACCGCCCCCATCAGCGGCCGCGTCAGCCGCGCCCAGTTCACCGCCGGCAACATCGTCACCGCAGACGTCACGCCGCTGACCAGCGTGGTCTCCACCGACAAGGTGTACGCCTACTTCGACGCCGACGAGCGCGTGTACCTCAAGTACACCCAGCTTGCCCGCGACGGCCAGCGGGGCCAGAGCACCCCGGTGTACCTGGGCCTGACCAGCGAAACCGGCAATCCGCACCTGGGCCAGATGAACTTCGTCGACAACCAGGTCAACCCGCGAACCGGCACCATCCGTGGCCGCGCCGTGTTCGACAACCGCGACGGCCAGTTCACCCCGGGCTTGTATGCGCGCCTGAAACTGGTCGGCAGCGCCCAGTACGACGCCGTGCTGATCAACGATGAAGCCGTCGGCACCGACCTTGGCAAGAAGTTCGTGCTGGTGATGGACAAGGACAACAAGGCGACCTACCGCGCCGTGGAACTTGGGCCGAAACTCGAAGGCCTGCGCATCGTGCGCAGCGGCCTGGACAAGGACGACCGCATCGTGGTCAAGGGCCTGCAACGGGTTCGCCCCGGCTCGCCGGTCACCCCGGAAGAAACACCCATGGCCAGCGAGCAGACCCTCGCCGCCCTCGCCCAGCAGCGCCAGGCCCTCGAGGCCAGCAACAGTGCGCAGAAGGTCGCGGGTTCCACTGAGAAAGTCGCCAGCGCCCAAGCGCCACGCGGTTAA
- a CDS encoding efflux RND transporter permease subunit — MNFSKFFITRPIFAAVLSLVLLIAGSISLFQLPISEYPEVVPPTVVVRANFPGANPKVIGETVAAPLEQAITGVENMLYMSSQSTADGKLTLTITFALGTDLDNAQVQVQNRVTRTQPKLPEEVTRIGITVDKASPDLTMVVHLTSPDNRYDMLYLSNYAILNIKDELARLGGVGDVQLFGMGDYSLRVWLDPNKTASRNLTASDVVAAIREQNRQVAAGQLGAPPAPGSTSFQLSINTQGRLVNEEEFENIIIRAGADGEITRLKDIARVELGSSQYALRSLLNNQPAVAIPIFQRPGSNAIEISDEVRAKMAELKKDFPEGMDYSIVYDPTIFVRGSIEAVVHTLFEALVLVVLVVILFLQTWRASIIPLLAVPVSLIGTFAVMHLFGFSLNALSLFGLVLAIGIVVDDAIVVVENVERNIGLGLKPLEATQKAMGEVTGPIIATALVLCAVFVPAAFISGLTGQFYKQFALTIAISTVISAFNSLTLSPALAAVLLKDHHAPKDRFSRFLDKLLGSWLFAPFNRFFDRASHRYVGGVRRVIRSSGIALFVYAGLMGLTYLGFSSTPTGFVPAQDKQYLVAFAQLPDAASLDRTEAVIKRMSEIALKQPGVADSVAFPGLSINGFTNSPNSGIVFTPLKPFDERKDPSQSAAAIAAALNAQFADIQDAYIAIFPPPPVQGLGTIGGFRLQIEDRGNLGYEALYKETQNIIAKSHNVPELAGLFTSYQVNVPQVDAAIDREKAKTHGVAITDIFDTLQVYLGSLYTNDFNRFGRTYQVNVQAEQQFRLDAEQIGQLKVRNNQGEMIPLATFLKVSDTSGPDRVMHYNGFITAEINGAAAPGYSSGQAEAAIEKLLKEELPNGMTFEWTDLTYQQILSGNTALLVFPLCVLLAFLVLAAQYESWSLPLAVILIVPMTLLSAITGVIVSGGDNNIFTQIGLIVLVGLACKNAILIVEFAKDEQAKGLDPLAAVLEACRLRLRPILMTSIAFIMGVVPLVFSSGAGSEMRHAMGVAVFSGMIGVTVFGLFLTPVFFFLIRRFVERRQARKAERAHSLESHA; from the coding sequence ATGAACTTTTCGAAATTTTTCATTACCCGGCCGATCTTCGCCGCGGTGTTGTCCCTGGTGCTGCTGATCGCGGGTTCCATCTCGTTGTTCCAGCTGCCGATCAGCGAGTACCCGGAAGTGGTGCCACCCACAGTGGTAGTGCGCGCCAACTTCCCCGGCGCCAACCCCAAGGTCATCGGCGAAACCGTCGCCGCACCACTGGAGCAGGCCATCACCGGTGTCGAGAACATGCTGTACATGTCCTCGCAGTCCACCGCCGATGGCAAGCTGACCCTGACCATCACCTTCGCCCTGGGCACCGACCTGGACAACGCACAGGTACAGGTACAGAACCGCGTTACCCGTACTCAGCCCAAGCTGCCGGAGGAGGTGACGCGTATCGGTATCACCGTCGACAAGGCTTCGCCCGACCTGACCATGGTCGTGCACCTGACCTCGCCGGACAACCGCTACGACATGCTCTACCTGTCCAACTACGCCATCCTCAACATCAAGGATGAGCTGGCCCGCCTGGGCGGCGTCGGTGACGTGCAACTGTTCGGCATGGGTGACTACTCGCTGCGGGTCTGGCTCGACCCGAACAAGACCGCTTCGCGCAACCTGACCGCCAGTGACGTGGTCGCGGCCATTCGCGAGCAGAACCGCCAGGTTGCCGCCGGCCAGCTGGGCGCCCCGCCCGCCCCTGGCTCGACCAGCTTCCAGCTGTCGATCAACACCCAGGGCCGCCTGGTCAACGAAGAAGAGTTCGAGAACATCATCATTCGTGCCGGTGCCGATGGCGAAATCACCCGCCTGAAGGACATCGCGCGGGTCGAACTCGGCTCCAGCCAGTACGCCTTGCGCTCGCTGCTGAACAACCAGCCGGCCGTGGCCATCCCGATCTTCCAGCGCCCAGGCTCCAACGCCATCGAGATCTCCGACGAAGTGCGGGCGAAGATGGCCGAGCTGAAGAAAGATTTCCCTGAAGGCATGGACTACAGCATCGTCTACGACCCGACCATCTTCGTGCGTGGCTCCATCGAAGCGGTGGTGCACACCCTGTTCGAAGCGCTGGTGCTGGTGGTGCTGGTGGTGATTCTGTTCCTGCAGACCTGGCGCGCCTCGATCATCCCGCTGCTGGCGGTGCCTGTGTCGCTGATCGGTACCTTCGCGGTGATGCACCTGTTCGGCTTCTCGCTCAACGCCTTGTCGCTGTTCGGGCTGGTCCTGGCCATCGGTATCGTGGTGGACGACGCCATCGTGGTGGTGGAGAACGTCGAGCGCAACATCGGGCTGGGCCTCAAACCGCTAGAGGCAACACAGAAGGCCATGGGCGAAGTGACCGGGCCGATCATCGCCACGGCGCTGGTACTGTGCGCTGTGTTCGTACCTGCCGCGTTCATCTCCGGCCTTACCGGGCAGTTCTACAAGCAGTTCGCCCTGACCATCGCCATTTCGACCGTGATCTCGGCGTTCAACTCGCTGACCTTGTCGCCGGCCCTGGCCGCGGTATTGCTCAAGGATCACCATGCACCGAAGGACCGTTTCTCGCGGTTCCTCGACAAACTGCTGGGCAGCTGGCTGTTCGCGCCGTTCAACCGCTTCTTCGACCGTGCCAGCCACCGTTATGTGGGTGGCGTGCGCCGAGTGATCCGCTCCAGTGGCATCGCCCTGTTCGTCTATGCCGGCCTCATGGGTCTGACCTACCTGGGCTTCTCGTCCACCCCGACCGGGTTCGTGCCGGCCCAGGACAAGCAGTACCTGGTGGCCTTCGCGCAGCTGCCTGACGCCGCCAGCCTCGACCGTACCGAGGCGGTGATCAAACGCATGAGCGAGATTGCCCTGAAACAGCCTGGCGTCGCCGATTCGGTGGCCTTCCCGGGCCTGTCGATCAACGGTTTCACCAACAGCCCGAACAGCGGCATCGTGTTCACCCCGCTCAAGCCGTTCGACGAGCGCAAGGACCCAAGCCAGTCGGCCGCCGCCATCGCCGCCGCGCTCAATGCCCAGTTCGCCGACATCCAGGACGCCTACATCGCGATCTTCCCACCGCCGCCGGTACAGGGCCTTGGCACCATTGGCGGGTTCCGCCTGCAGATAGAGGACCGCGGCAACCTGGGCTACGAAGCGCTGTACAAGGAAACCCAGAACATCATCGCCAAGAGCCACAACGTGCCGGAACTGGCGGGCCTGTTCACCAGCTACCAGGTCAACGTGCCGCAGGTCGATGCCGCCATCGACCGGGAAAAGGCCAAGACCCATGGCGTGGCGATCACCGACATCTTCGACACCCTGCAGGTCTACCTGGGCTCGCTGTACACCAACGACTTCAACCGCTTCGGCCGCACCTACCAGGTCAATGTCCAGGCCGAACAGCAGTTCCGCCTCGATGCCGAGCAGATTGGCCAGCTGAAGGTGCGTAACAACCAAGGCGAAATGATCCCGCTGGCGACCTTCCTCAAGGTCAGCGACACCTCCGGGCCTGACCGTGTGATGCACTACAACGGCTTCATCACCGCGGAAATCAACGGCGCGGCGGCGCCAGGCTACAGCTCCGGCCAGGCCGAAGCCGCCATCGAGAAGCTGCTGAAAGAGGAACTGCCCAACGGCATGACCTTCGAATGGACCGACCTGACCTACCAGCAGATCCTCTCCGGCAACACTGCCCTGCTGGTGTTCCCGCTCTGCGTGCTGTTGGCGTTCTTGGTGCTGGCGGCCCAGTACGAGAGCTGGAGCCTGCCGCTGGCGGTGATCCTGATCGTGCCGATGACCTTGCTGTCGGCCATTACCGGGGTGATCGTCTCGGGTGGCGACAACAACATCTTCACCCAGATCGGCCTGATCGTGCTGGTGGGCCTGGCGTGCAAGAACGCGATCTTGATCGTCGAGTTCGCCAAGGACGAACAAGCCAAGGGCCTGGACCCGCTGGCTGCGGTGCTGGAAGCCTGCCGCCTGCGTCTGCGGCCGATCCTGATGACCTCGATCGCCTTCATCATGGGTGTGGTTCCGCTGGTGTTCTCGTCCGGCGCGGGCTCTGAAATGCGCCACGCCATGGGTGTCGCGGTGTTCTCCGGGATGATCGGCGTGACCGTGTTCGGGCTGTTCCTGACCCCGGTGTTCTTCTTCCTGATCCGCCGTTTCGTCGAGCGTCGCCAGGCCCGCAAGGCCGAACGCGCCCACTCGCTGGAGAGCCATGCATGA
- a CDS encoding efflux transporter outer membrane subunit has product MNLLKPLTPSLLALALAACAVGPDYKTPDTEPAHVDTELQAKAYNRSRFESLWWKQFDDPVLNQLVQASLDGNRDLRVAFARLKSARAIRDDAANDQLPVVTSRASSEIGKGQIPGQTEQRVNSERYDLGLDMAWELDLFGRIQRQIEASDAQAAAAQADLQQLQVSLIAELVDAYGQLRGAQLREKIAVANLKTQEESRTITVTLRDAGVGNELDVVRADARLAGVEATVPQLQAEQARARHRIATLLGQRPDALSVDLSPKALPAIAKALPIGDPGELLRRRPDIRSAERQLAAATANVGVATADLFPRVSLSGFLGFTAARGSQIGSSAANAWALGPSITWAAFDLGSVRARLRGAKADAEGALANYEQQVLLALEESANAFSDYDKTQQRLLSLMRQSDASRKAAELASVRYREGTVDYLVLLDAERERLSAEDAQAVGEVELYRGIVSIYKALGGGWQPETVASVR; this is encoded by the coding sequence ATGAACCTGCTCAAACCCCTGACCCCGAGCCTGCTGGCCCTGGCCCTGGCGGCCTGCGCGGTAGGCCCGGACTACAAGACGCCGGACACCGAGCCTGCGCACGTGGACACCGAGCTGCAAGCCAAGGCATACAACCGCAGCCGCTTCGAGAGCCTGTGGTGGAAGCAGTTCGATGACCCGGTGCTGAACCAGCTGGTGCAGGCATCGCTGGACGGCAACCGCGACCTGCGCGTGGCCTTTGCCCGGCTCAAGTCGGCCCGGGCGATCCGCGATGACGCCGCCAACGATCAGCTGCCGGTGGTGACCAGCCGCGCCAGCAGCGAAATTGGCAAGGGCCAGATCCCCGGCCAGACCGAGCAGCGGGTCAACAGCGAGCGCTACGACCTGGGCCTGGATATGGCCTGGGAGCTCGACCTGTTCGGCCGCATTCAGCGCCAGATCGAGGCCAGCGACGCGCAGGCAGCGGCCGCCCAGGCCGACCTGCAACAACTGCAGGTCAGCCTGATCGCCGAACTGGTCGACGCCTACGGCCAACTACGAGGTGCGCAACTGCGCGAGAAGATCGCCGTGGCCAACCTCAAGACCCAGGAAGAGTCGCGCACCATCACCGTGACCCTGCGTGACGCCGGGGTCGGTAACGAACTCGACGTGGTGCGTGCCGATGCACGCCTGGCCGGGGTCGAGGCCACCGTGCCGCAACTGCAGGCCGAACAGGCACGCGCCCGCCACCGCATCGCTACCCTGCTCGGCCAGCGCCCGGACGCCCTCAGCGTGGACCTGTCGCCCAAGGCCCTGCCGGCGATCGCCAAGGCCCTGCCGATAGGCGACCCCGGCGAACTGCTGCGCCGTCGCCCAGACATTCGCAGCGCCGAGCGCCAGCTGGCAGCGGCCACCGCCAACGTTGGTGTGGCCACCGCCGACCTGTTCCCGCGGGTGAGCCTCAGCGGCTTCCTTGGCTTTACCGCCGCACGGGGCTCGCAGATCGGCTCGTCTGCGGCCAATGCCTGGGCCCTGGGCCCGAGCATCACCTGGGCCGCGTTCGACCTGGGCAGCGTGCGGGCGCGCCTGCGCGGTGCCAAGGCCGACGCCGAAGGGGCACTGGCCAACTATGAACAGCAAGTGCTGCTGGCCCTGGAAGAATCGGCCAACGCCTTCAGCGACTACGACAAGACCCAGCAACGCCTGTTGTCGCTGATGCGCCAGAGTGATGCCAGCCGCAAGGCGGCGGAACTGGCTTCAGTGCGCTACCGCGAAGGCACGGTGGATTACCTGGTGC